In Paenibacillus sp. J23TS9, a single genomic region encodes these proteins:
- a CDS encoding flagellar hook capping FlgD N-terminal domain-containing protein, giving the protein MADTFSTSNIWPNYSASNVAKASTKTQSLGKDQFLSILITQLQNQDPMQPMEDKEFIAQMAQFSSVEQLMNISNQITAMGQSLGNVSGLIGKEITWKDEGDAENGGTAQLKSGIVDSILVKDGVQYASVGSVAIPLTKILEIKEASKEETVPPADETNPAENQNTIPVQDPAGNSAEGNTGSAGTDGTGSGESI; this is encoded by the coding sequence ATGGCTGATACTTTTTCAACATCGAATATTTGGCCTAACTACTCGGCTTCAAACGTTGCCAAAGCAAGCACGAAAACACAGAGCTTGGGTAAAGACCAGTTTCTCAGCATTTTGATAACGCAGCTGCAGAATCAGGATCCGATGCAGCCAATGGAAGACAAAGAGTTTATCGCTCAGATGGCTCAATTCTCATCCGTAGAGCAGCTCATGAATATTTCGAATCAGATTACCGCCATGGGCCAATCGCTCGGTAATGTTTCAGGATTGATCGGTAAAGAGATTACCTGGAAGGATGAGGGCGATGCGGAGAACGGCGGTACGGCACAGCTGAAATCAGGAATTGTAGACTCCATACTGGTCAAAGACGGTGTCCAATATGCGTCAGTAGGTTCAGTAGCGATTCCTTTGACCAAAATCCTTGAAATCAAGGAAGCGTCAAAAGAAGAAACGGTTCCACCTGCGGATGAAACTAATCCTGCAGAGAATCAAAATACGATTCCTGTTCAAGACCCGGCTGGAAACAGTGCTGAGGGGAACACAGGTAGCGCAGGAACGGATGGAACTGGAAGCGGTGAATCTATATGA